Proteins encoded together in one Porites lutea chromosome 2, jaPorLute2.1, whole genome shotgun sequence window:
- the LOC140927405 gene encoding uncharacterized protein: MACSRLSRGKVSKDDILKSIVVSNIPPGTKEEALVIHFQQRKHGGGDVSSISLAENGNSAIVTFEDAETVEAVLKTEHRIEGGVLNISQYQEKKTVGGEVFSKVTATLDPNELNISPHEVAQLLDKIKAKIGTGMSFEYKERYFLIHGSLRVINDCQSLLQKYLMPNENISDKLGNCSLNVEDVSAGKERAINKTMTSNTSDGENAGVIIATPVYDVAEEKDLYSGKIDTEETEGVAHPVISDIQTFNTDPLAVSFIRQFYTKQVQDISKDCLVSFEIVNSDTQVTLKPTQECDPVRYNEACSKFVMVLNSASQGMSTWELDLKGKDKEVAVSLIQYLSSEFPVILGQLQENGPFVVYGDTASVEQVKLNLEERMHEQTVGGDVLFEAQQMALAGPGSVSIVTYSYRTEGGVNISLRYGDITSENVDAIVNPANEFLQHIAGLAGSIVKKGGPDIQSESDELRKRRGRPLSLGEAVYTKAGNLPCKYVIHAVGPEWEKQSKKKTINLLHTACVESLKLASKLCLSSIALPAISSGLFGVPIDLCASSMLNGVEQYLEQLKKTKLQKKEDAEKADVKGTKAEKKKTGKETMKKASEQKTGGVKEQEGTTLVDIRFVLIDADAMDVFEKECVKRFSEKQTNPSSDDESL; the protein is encoded by the exons ATGGCGTGCTCTCGCTTGAGTCGTGGGAAGGTAAGTAAAGACGACATTTTGAAGAGTATCGTAGTATCGAACATTCCTCCGGGGACCAAAGAAGAGGCACTTGTGATTCATTTTCAACAGCGCAAACATGGCGGCGGCGATGTGTCATCGATATCTCTCGCAGAAAACGGAAACAGCGCTATTGTAACATTTGAAGATGCGGAAA CTGTAGAAGCAGTTCTCAAAACAGAACATAGGATTGAAGGAGGTGTGCTTAACATTAGTCAAtatcaagagaaaaaaactgTCGGTGGTGAA gttttttcaaaAGTTACGGCAACTCTGGATCCCAATGAGTTGAACATTTCGCCACACGAGGTTGCACAGCTTCTGGACAAAATCAAAGCGAAGATAGGTACCGGTATGTCCTTTGAGTATAAAGAGCGATACTTTTTGATTCATGGATCACTAAGGGTGATCAATGACTGTCAATCACTCCTTCAAAAGTATTTAATGCCAAATGAGAACATTTCTGATAAACTAGGCAACTGTTCGTTAAACGTCGAGGATGTTTCAGCAGGGAAGGAAAGAGCAATCAACAAAACTATGACATCGAATACGTCTGATGGTGAGAACGCTGGTGTTATTATAGCGACGCCAGTTTACGACGTCGCTGAGGAAAAAGATCTTTACAGTGGGAAAATCGACACAGAAGAAACCGAAGGAGTTGCCCATCCTGTGATATCTGACATACAGACGTTTAACACTGATCCATTAGCTGTGAGCTTCATAAGACAGTTTTATACGAAACAGGTACAGGATATCAGCAAGGATTGCCTCGTCTCCTTTGAGATTGTGAATTCTGACACCCAAGTTACACTGAAACCTACACAAGAGTGTGATCCGGTTAGGTACAATGAAGCTTGTAGTAAATTTGTTATGGTTCTCAATTCAGCCTCACAGGGTATGTCTACTTGGGAGTTGGATTTAAAGGGCAAGGATAAAGAAGTGGCTGTTTCTTTGATCCAATACCTCTCGTCAGAGTTCCCAGTTATATTGGGTCAGCTGCAAGAAAACGGTCCTTTCGTTGTTTATGGAGATACTGCATCGGTCGAGCAAGTGAAATTGAATTTAGAAGAGAGAATGCACGAACAGACTGTTGGTGGTGATGTGCTCTTTGAAGCTCAGCAAATGGCCTTGGCAGGGCCAGGAAGCGTTTCCATAGTAACATATTCCTATCGCACGGAGGGTGGTGTCAACATTTCCTTACGTTATGGAGACATAACGAGTGAGAATGTTGATGCAATCGTTAACCCTGCAAACGAGTTTCTGCAGCATATAGCTGGCCTTGCAGGGTCTATTGTCAAGAAAGGTGGCCCTGATATTCAGAGCGAATCGGATGAATTGAGAAAACGGCGAGGTAGGCCACTGAGCTTGGGTGAAGCAGTCTATACCAAGGCCGGGAATTTGCCTTGCAAGTATGTCATACATGCTGTGGGTCCGGAATGGGAAAAGCAATCTAAAAAGAAAACCATAAATCTGCTTCACACGGCGTGCGTCGAGAGTCTTAAACTGGCATCTAAGCTGTGCTTATCTTCCATCGCTTTACCTGCCATTAGCTCTGGACTGTTTGGTGTCCCAATAGACCTGTGTGCCTCGTCTATGCTTAACGGAGTGGAACAGTACCTGGAGCAGTTAAAAAAGACTAAATTGCAGAAAAAAGAAGACGCTGAGAAAGCAGATGTGAAAGGAACAAAagcagagaaaaagaaaactggaaaggaaacaATGAAGAAAGCTTCAGAGCAGAAAACTGGGGGTGTAAAGGAACAAGAAGGTACAACGTTAGTAGACATTCGTTTCGTACTTATTGATGCTGATGCAATGGATGTCTTCGAAAAAGAGTGTGTTAAAAGGTTTAGTGAAAAGCAAACAAATCCAAGCAGTGACGATGAAAGTCTTTAG